A single region of the Brachypodium distachyon strain Bd21 chromosome 3, Brachypodium_distachyon_v3.0, whole genome shotgun sequence genome encodes:
- the LOC100829203 gene encoding ethylene-responsive transcription factor RAP2-13: protein MATAMDRHWRRLAASSTSPSSSSRLPASPPLGPIETEYSRLMLPPAMAAKQSTAMAHLIGANYYHLVTVAPCAMKRQGLLPALASKQLYRGVRQRHWGKWVAEIRLPRNRTRLWLGTYDTAQEAALAYDGAAFRLRGDAARLNFPGLRPPPPLHPSVHTKLDAALASAANELTADGADVSTTGSSSSSSGQAAPLSEEMQMLDFSEAPWDEADGFALRKYPSWEIDLDAILS from the coding sequence ATGGCGACAGCCATGGATCGCCATTGGCGTCGTCTCGCTGCTTCTAGTACTTCTCCTAGCAGCAGTAGTCGCCTTccagcctcgccgccgctgggcCCCATAGAGACAGAGTACAGCAGGCTGATGCTCCCACCTGCCATGGCCGCCAAGCAGAGCACGGCCATGGCTCATCTCATCGGTGCCAACTACTACCACCTGGTCACGGTGGCGCCGTGCGCGATGAAGCGGCAGGGTCTGCTGCCGGCGCTGGCATCGAAGCAGCTGTACCGCGGCGTGCGGCAGCGGCACTGGGGCAAGTGGGTGGCGGAGATCCGGCTCCCCAGGAACCGGACGCGGCTGTGGCTCGGCACCTACGATACGGCCCAGGAGGCTGCGCTAGCCTACGACGGCGCCGCGTTCAGGCTCCGCGGGGACGCCGCGCGCCTCAACTTTCCCGgtctccgcccgccgccgccgctgcaccCGTCTGTCCACACCAAGCTCGACGCAGCCCTGGCGTCGGCCGCGAACGAGCTGACGGCTGACGGTGCAGACGTCTCAACGACCGgctcttcgtcgtcgtcgtctggGCAGGCGGCACCGCTGTCGGAAGAGATGCAGATGCTGGACTTCTCGGAGGCGCCGTGGGACGAAGCCGACGGCTTCGCGCTGCGCAAGTACCCGTCGTGGGAGATCGACTTGGACGCCATCCTCTCATGA